Part of the Candidatus Methylomirabilis tolerans genome is shown below.
GTGGCGCCATCCGAGCTCAGCAGATCGCCTACTTCACGCAGGGCATGCTGTGCCTGGGACACGGCCATTCCGTAGCCGGGTACGATGATGACTTGCTGCGCATTTTGAAGGACAGTAACCGCATCATCGATCGTCCCTTCGGACACCGCGCCCGTGGCGGATATCGTAGTGGAGCCGGCGGTACTCACAGCACCGAATCCACCAAATAGCACGTTTGTCAAAGACCGATTCATCCCCTTGCACATAATATTCGTCAGAATAATGCCGGACGCGCCCACGAGAGATCCGGTGATGATCAGGGCGTTGTTGAACAGGACAAAACCTGTCGTAGCCCCAGCCACCCCTGAATACGAGTTAAGTAGGGAAATCACCACCGGCATGTCGGCCCCTCCGATAGGGATCACGACAAGGATTCCCAGGACCAGACCTACCAGATTCAGGAGGATAAAGGGGCCCCATGCGCCAGGATCGACCGTTACCCAGCCACCCAGGAGAATGGCCCCCAGGAGGAGCAGCACATTGATCCAGTGCTGCCCGGTAAAAAGGATCGGTCGTCCCGGCATCAACTCTTGTAGCTTGGCAAAGGCTACGACACTTCCACTGAAGGTCAACGCGCCCACGAATACGGAGAGCTGGACCGCGATCAGAGCGATTAGGGGGAGCTCGCTGCCGGATCGGTACAACTCTGCAATGGCGACAAGTTGGGAGGCGCCGCCCCCGACCCCGTTAAAGAGGGCAACCATCTGGGGCATAGCCGTCATTTGGACTTTCGTGGCCGAGACAACTCCGATGACGGAACCAACCACGATCCCGGCGATAATCTGAGTCCAGGTGAACTCGCCCCCCCGCATCAGGGTCGCCAGGATGGCCAGGCCCATGCCGACGGCTGAGAGGAGATTCCCAGTCTTGGCGGTCGGGACCCCACTCATCATCTTGAGACCGACGATGAACAGAACGGTCGCGGCCAGGTACAGGACCTCGATGATCATTGCGACTTCCCCCTCTGACCCTTCTCCTCCCGTTTAAACATGCGGAGCATCCGGTCCGTGACCAGGTAACCCCCCACAACGTTGATGGTCCCGAAGGTCACGGCAAGGAAGCCGAGTAGGCCCAGCAGATCAAATCCACCGTACCCGGCAGCAATAAGGGCCCCAACCAGCGTAATCCCCGATATCGCATTGGAGCCCGACATCAGCGGGGTATGCAGGATGGGGGGGACTTTGGAGATCACCTCAAACCCCACGAAGATGGCCAGGACAAAAACATAGACGGCAAGCATCACCTCATTCGCCATTATCCTTCTCCCCTCTGCATCAGGACCTTGACCTTGGGATGGACCACCTCACCCATATGGGTAATCACACACCCTTGCGTGATCTCCTCCTGGAGATTGAGCTTCAGCCCACCATCTTTGTCCGTCAGGTGCAGGAGAAGTTTCTCCATATTACGCGAGTACATCTGACTCGCGTGGACCGCCAGGCGACTCGGAAGATTCAAGCGGCCGATAACCGTGACCCCATGCTTCACCGTTTCATTTCCGGGTTCGGTCAGGGCGCAGTTGCCGCCCTGCTCCGCCGCAAGGTCCACGATGACCGATCCCGGCCTCATGGCCTGCACCATCTCTTCCGTAATCAGAATAGGAGCGCGCTGGCCGGGAATAAGGGCTGTCGTAATACAGACATCAGACTTAGCGATATGCCGGCGTAGAAGTTCCGCCTGTCGTCCCTTGTATTCATCAGAAAGTTCCTTCGCATACCCGCTCGATGTCTGCGCGTCCTCAGCCATGTCCACCTCAACGAACCGCGCTCCAAGACTTTCTACCTGCTGCCGCACGACCTTTCGCGTATCGAATGCCTCCACTGCGGCGCCGAGCCGCCTCGCGGTGGCGATAGCCTGAAGCCCCGCGACACCGGCGCCCAAGATCAGGACTTTGGCCGGCGCAATAGTCCCCGCGGCAGTCATCAACATCGGAAAGAATTTCGGAAGTGCATACGCAGCCATGATCACCGCGTAGTATCCCGAGACCGTGGCCTGCGAGCTGAGGACATCCATCATCTGGGCCAGCGTAGTTCGAGGAATGCTGTCCACCGCAATCGCGGTAATCTTACGAGACGCAAGGGCCTGGACGAGGTCCTGGTTGACCATCGGATACAGCAAGCTGATGATCGTAGTGCCTTCGCGAATCTTCAGCAATTCCGCCGGAGCGGGGCGCTGAATCTTGATGATGACATCCGTGGCGGCAAGCAGCGCTTCCGCCGAAGGCTCTATTACGGCACCGGCCTCCTCGTACTCCCCATTCCGGAAACACGAACCTTCACCCGCACCGGACTCCACGGACACCTCGACTCCCTTTTTTATCAGTCGCTTAACTGTTTCCGGGATAATTGCGACACGCCTTTCTCCCGACTCAATCTCCTTTGGAACTGCAA
Proteins encoded:
- a CDS encoding NAD(P)(+) transhydrogenase (Re/Si-specific) subunit beta — encoded protein: MIIEVLYLAATVLFIVGLKMMSGVPTAKTGNLLSAVGMGLAILATLMRGGEFTWTQIIAGIVVGSVIGVVSATKVQMTAMPQMVALFNGVGGGASQLVAIAELYRSGSELPLIALIAVQLSVFVGALTFSGSVVAFAKLQELMPGRPILFTGQHWINVLLLLGAILLGGWVTVDPGAWGPFILLNLVGLVLGILVVIPIGGADMPVVISLLNSYSGVAGATTGFVLFNNALIITGSLVGASGIILTNIMCKGMNRSLTNVLFGGFGAVSTAGSTTISATGAVSEGTIDDAVTVLQNAQQVIIVPGYGMAVSQAQHALREVGDLLSSDGATVKYAIHPVAGRMPGHMNVLLAEANVSYDQICDLEDINDEFSKTDAVIVVGANDVVNPGAKTNPSSPIYGMPILNVDEARTVIVLKRSMSPGFAGIDNELFVLPNTMMVFGDAKQTLTKMVQGLKN
- a CDS encoding NAD(P) transhydrogenase subunit alpha, coding for MANEVMLAVYVFVLAIFVGFEVISKVPPILHTPLMSGSNAISGITLVGALIAAGYGGFDLLGLLGFLAVTFGTINVVGGYLVTDRMLRMFKREEKGQRGKSQ
- a CDS encoding Re/Si-specific NAD(P)(+) transhydrogenase subunit alpha, which encodes MRVAVPKEIESGERRVAIIPETVKRLIKKGVEVSVESGAGEGSCFRNGEYEEAGAVIEPSAEALLAATDVIIKIQRPAPAELLKIREGTTIISLLYPMVNQDLVQALASRKITAIAVDSIPRTTLAQMMDVLSSQATVSGYYAVIMAAYALPKFFPMLMTAAGTIAPAKVLILGAGVAGLQAIATARRLGAAVEAFDTRKVVRQQVESLGARFVEVDMAEDAQTSSGYAKELSDEYKGRQAELLRRHIAKSDVCITTALIPGQRAPILITEEMVQAMRPGSVIVDLAAEQGGNCALTEPGNETVKHGVTVIGRLNLPSRLAVHASQMYSRNMEKLLLHLTDKDGGLKLNLQEEITQGCVITHMGEVVHPKVKVLMQRGEG